In one Culex quinquefasciatus strain JHB chromosome 2, VPISU_Cqui_1.0_pri_paternal, whole genome shotgun sequence genomic region, the following are encoded:
- the LOC119767734 gene encoding uncharacterized protein LOC119767734, translated as MKPPADDPLQYCRFCFSQYRVEPLLSGGPKDQQLVKQIRSLVQIELDPNQAATTAICSRCRHQLTEFQLFRDRCSHHDSIVREKVEGNQSSQNDMWYAVEPLGDGEDSNDDEASLSKDDPLQGVSDVVSKNKTRESFWRAISQDVGVIPDHIKRTLELTGFYRNASLGMISAMTIKQIEQDMRDTVEHVISSKCPKGENIVEVLRQYYGAVYCKNPSKFKFLVGEVQTILSITAAVQENGINEYLSKACVPQRGKHRDELLIAADKPDDAEMLAEKLIEKLHDYYKQHSTESEEFRAFFARLPVVEKCIVRLREDGTIFGLLYCSYCNINLQAVVEGNTWKISNFVKHCQQHYRVEFNKAAKRKRPLGDGDNATD; from the exons ATGAAGCC GCCAGCTGACGATCCTTTGCAGTACTGCCGGTTTTGTTTTTCGCAATACCGAGTGGAACCTCTGCTTTCCGGAGGTCCAAAAGACCAACAACTGGTAAAACAAATCCGTTCTCTCGTCCAGATCGAGCTGGACCCGAATCAGGCAGCGACCACTGCCATTTGCTCAAGGTGTCGCCATCAGTTGACGGAGTTCCAGCTTTTCCGCGATCGGTGCAGCCACCACGATTCTATCGTACGGGAAAAGGTTGAGGGGAACCAGTCCAGTCAAAACGATATGTGGTACGCCGTGGAACCTTTGGGCGATGGCGAAGATTCTAACGATGACGAGGCTTCCCTGTCGAAAGATGACCCACTGCAGGGCGTTTCTGATGTTGTTTCGAAAAACAAGACAAGAGAAAGCTTTTGGCGAGCCATCTCGCAAGACGTTGGCGTTATTCCAGATCACATCAAACGCACCCTCGAACTGACCGGATTCTATCGGAATGCGTCTCTTGGAATGATCTCGGCTATGACGATCAAACAGATCGAACAGGACATGCGCGATACGGTTGAGCATGTGATCTCCAGTAAGTGCCCAAAGGGAGAGAATATCGTGGAGGTTCTTCGACAGTATTACGGCGCAGTTTATTGCAAAAATCCGTCGAAATTCAAATTCCTGGTTGGTGAAGTGCAAACAATTCTTTCGATTACGGCTGCCGTTCAGGAAAATGGAATAAACGAGTACCTCAGCAAAGCGTGTGTTCCACAGAGGGGTAAACACCGAGATGAACTTTTGATTGCGGCGGATAAACCGGATGACGCTGAAATGCTTGCGGAGAAACTGATCGAAAAGCTTCACGATTATTACAAGCAACA CTCGACCGAAAGCGAAGAGTTCAGAGCATTTTTCGCTCGTCTTCCGGTCGTGGAAAAGTGCATCGTGCGCCTACGGGAGGACGGAACTATTTTTGGCCTTTTGTACTGCTCGTATTGCAACATCAACCTGCAAGCTGTTGTGGAAGGTAACACGTGGAAAATTTCCAACTTTGTAAAACACTGCCAACAGCATTACCGGGTGGAGTTCAACAAGGCGGCTAAGAGAAAACGACCTCTAGGTGACGGAGATAATGCGACGGATTAG
- the LOC6042364 gene encoding structural maintenance of chromosomes protein 2: MYIKSIIIDGFKSYGKRTEVHGFDPEFNAITGLNGTGKSNILDSICFVLGISNLVHVRATSLQELVYKSGQAGVTKATVTLVFDNTDKDQCPLGYEKCNEISITRQIVVGGKNKYLINGKTVQNKKVQDLFCSVQLNVNNPNFLIMQGRITKVLNMKPQEILSMIEEAAGTSVYEAKREHSIKLIEKKDAKLNELYTVLREEIEPKLEKLRKERAHYIEYQKVCRDIEYLTRLYVSHKYLQFVKAVENSEKSIATLNDTIEGNRKKIEGNCEECKEIEVGAKELQEKIDNEGGGVLAELEAELSGESKKEATVAAERNSTKDNIGVEQRKLKNLLKSIKDDEGALGKKEGEMQRTGDMFQSLKDADEADAKAFADAQKRFEAVSAGLSTNEDGEAATLQDQLMAAKQKAAESATAIKQSEMELKHCQQLLKEKERDANSSDAAYTEDKKKLTKTEGQIRALEAELQKIDYEEGSIEQLQERKQQLTHEIRNLRGELDRKNAYRWEFQYRDPEPNFDRSSVKGMVAKLISVRDRKYALGLGTAAGGSLYSVVVDSDSTGKKLLQKGQLQTRTTMIPLNKISGRSIDQNTVRVADSLVGKGRAVTSLSCVEYDREIEPAMKFVFGGSFLAEDMNVAKQVTYHRQIMCRSVTLDGDVVDPSGTLSGGAKPKGGAVLLEVEEINQIQRALAQKEQEYQQVCAEISKLERVAARFGQLKEQLDLMQYELKTLQARLAQTTFQQAQQEIEDLKQKVETLQQTMVDARQTQTAANAKVKDLTAKIADSKGYRERELKSAEDELKRAKKKSEESRKNWKKHEQGFETLKLEIEELQKGIASAREQATKLEETIAELQEKLNSVSENSEAMVAAVQAVKQKIKEHKDKINSQNKELKAKYHHRDKLLKQNEELELEIKKKENEIQKVRNDNKDGYNKISGLEEKYPWITEDKEFFGVKNTRYDYNKEDPQEAGRKLNKLQDSKEKMSRNINQKAMVLLEREEEQYKEVMRRKQVVEDDKKKIQKIITDLDEEKKKQLKVAWTEVNENFGSIFSTLLPGTQAQLVPPDGVNFMKGLEVKVGFNGMWKESLTELSGGQRSLVALSLILAMLKYKPAPLYILDEVDAALDLSHTQNIGNMLKAHFTNSQFVIVSLKDGMFNNANVLFRTKFVDGMSGVTRTVNVAAMRKR; this comes from the exons ATGTACATCAAATCAATCATCATCGACGGCTTCAAGTCGTACGGCAAGCGAACCGAGGTGCACGGATTCGATCCGGAGTTTAACGCCATCACCGGTCTCAATGGAACGGGCAAATCCAACATTCTGGACTCGATTTGCTTCGTGCTGGGAATTTCCAATCTGGTTCAT GTTCGCGCCACGTCCCTCCAGGAGCTGGTGTACAAGAGTGGCCAGGCCGGGGTGACCAAGGCGACCGTCACGCTCGTGTTCGACAACACCGACAAGGACCAGTGCCCGCTGGGGTACGAAAAGTGCAACGAGATCTCGATTACGCGCCAAATCGTCGTCGGCGGCAAGAACAAATACCTGATCAACGGCAAAACGGTCCAGAACAAGAAGGTCCAGGATCTGTTCTGTTCGGTGCAGCTGAACGTGAACAATCCGAACTTTCTGATCATGCAGGGCCGCATCACGAAGGTGCTGAACATGAAGCCGCAGGAGATTCTGTCGATGATCGAGGAGGCGGCCGGGACGAGCGTGTACGAGGCCAAGCGCGAGCACTCGATCAAGCTGATCGAGAAGAAGGACGCCAAGCTGAACGAGCTTTACACG GTGCTCCGCGAGGAAATCGAACCGAAGCTGGAGAAGCTGCGCAAGGAGCGCGCTCACTACATCGAGTACCAGAAGGTGTGCCGTGACATTGAGTATCTGACGCGGCTGTACGTCTCGCACAAGTATCTGCAGTTTGTGAAGGCGGTGGAGAACTCGGAGAAGTCGATCGCCACGCTGAACGACACGATCGAGGGCAACCGGAAGAAGATCGAGGGGAACTGTGAGGAGTGTAAGGAGATTGAGGTGGGGGCGAAGGAGCTGCAGGAGAAGATTGACAATGAGGGGGGTGGGGTGTTGGCGGAGTTGGAGGCTGAGCTGAGTGGGGAGAGTAAGAAGGAGGCGACGGTGGCGGCGGAGCGGAACAGTACGAAGGACAACATTGGGGTGGAGCAGCGGAAGTTGAAGAATCTGCTGAAGAGCATAAAGGATGACGAGGGTGCGCTGGGGAAGAAGGAGGGTGAGATGCAGAGGACGGGGGACATGTTTCAGAGTTTGAAGGATGCGGACGAGGCGGACGCGAAGGCGTTTGCCGATGCGCAGAAGAGGTTTGAGGCGGTGAGTGCGGGTTTGTCGACGAATGAGGATGGAGAGGCGGCGACGTTGCAAGATCAGTTGATGGCGGCGAAGCAGAAGGCTGCGGAGTCGGCGACGGCGATCAAGCAGAGTGAGATGGAGTTGAAGCACTGTCAGCAGCTGTTGAAGGAGAAGGAACGGGACGCGAACTCGAGCGATGCCGCTTACACGGAGGACAAGAAGAAGTTGACGAAGACGGAGGGGCAGATTAGGGCGTTGGAGGCGGAACTGCAGAAGATTGACTACGAGGAGGGATCGATTGAGCAGCTGCAAGAGCGCAAGCAGCAGTTGACGCACGAGATTCGGAATCTGCGTGGGGAGTTGGATCGGAAGAATGCTTATCGGTGGGAGTTTCAGTACCGGGATCCGGAACCGAACTTTGATCGATCGTCGGTGAAGGGAATGGTCGCCAAGTTGATTAGCGTTCGCGATCGGAAGTACGCACTGGGGTTGGGAACCGCTGCCGGAGGTAGCTTGTACAGCGTGGTCGTTGACAGCGACTCGACCGGCAAAAAGCTGCTGCAGAAGGGTCAACTGCAGACGCGTACGACGATGATTCCGTTGAACAAGATTTCCGGAAGGTCTATCGATCAGAACACGGTGCGGGTGGCGGACAGTCTGGTTGGAAAGGGTCGCGCGGTGACGTCGCTGTCCTGCGTGGAGTACGACCGGGAGATTGAACCGGCGATGAAGTTCGTGTTTGGTGGGTCGTTCCTGGCGGAGGACATGAACGTGGCGAAGCAGGTCACCTACCATCGACAGATTATGTGCCGCTCGGTGACGCTGGACGGAGACGTGGTTGATCCCAGCGGAACGTTGTCCGGTGGTGCGAAGCCGAAGGGTGGAGCGGTGCTGTTGGAAGTGGAGGAAATTAACCAGATTCAGCGCGCGCTTGCCCAGAAGGAGCAGGAGTACCAGCAAGTTTGCGCGGAGATTAGCAAACTGGAGCGCGTCGCCGCGCGGTTCGGCCAGCTGAAGGAGCAGCTGGATCTGATGCAGTACGAGCTGAAGACGCTGCAGGCGCGGCTAGCGCAGACTACGTTCCAGCAGGCCCAGCAGGAGATTGAGGATCTCAAGCAGAAAGTTG AAACCCTTCAGCAAACGATGGTCGACGCGCGGCAAACGCAAACTGCGGCCAACGCCAAGGTGAAGGACCTGACGGCGAAGATCGCCGACAGCAAGGGCTATCGCGAGCGGGAGCTCAAATCGGCCGAGGACGAGCTGAAGCGGGCCAAGAAGAAGAGTGAGGAAAGTCGTAAAAACTGGAAGAAGCACGAGCAGGGCTTCGAGACGTTGAAGCTGGAGATTGAGGAGCTGCAGAAGGGTATTGCGAGTGCGCGGGAGCAAGCGACCAAACTGGAGGAGACGATCGCGGAACTGCAGGAGAAGCTGAACAGCGTGAGTGAGAACAGCGAGGCGATGGTTGCGGCCGTGCAGGCAGTTAAACAGAAGATCAAGGAACACAAGGACAAGATCAACAGCCAGAACAAGGAGCTGAAGGCCAAGTATCACCACAGGGACAAGCTGCTGAAGCAGAACGAAGAGTTGGAGCTGGAGATCAAGAAGAAGGAGAACGAAATTCAAAAGGTTCGCAATGACAACAAGGACGGGTACAACAAGATCTCCGGACTGGAGGAAAAGTATCCCTGGATCACCGAGGACAAGGAGTTCTTCGGCGTGAAAAACACCCGGTACGACTACAACAAAGAAGACCCCCAGGAAGCAGGTCGCAAGCTGAACAAGCTGCAAGACTCCAAGGAGAAGATGAGCCGGAACATCAACCAGAAGGCGATGGTTCTGCTCGAGCGCGAAGAAGAGCAGTACAAAGAGGTGATGCGACGCAAGCAGGTCGTCGAAGACGACAAGAAAAAGATCCAAAAGATCATCACCGACCTGGACGAGGAAAAGAAGAAGCAACTCAAAGTAGCCTGGACGGAAGTGAACGAAAACTTTGGCTCCATCTTCAGCACCCTCCTGCCCGGCACCCAAGCCCAGCTCGTCCCCCCCGACGGCGTCAACTTCATGAAGGGACTCGAAGTAAAAGTCGGCTTCAACGGCATGTGGAAAGAATCGCTCACCGAACTCAGCGGTGGCCAGCGCTCCCTCGTAGCCCTCTCGCTCATCCTTGCCATGTTGAAGTACAAACCCGCCCCCCTCTACATCCTGGACGAGGTGGACGCCGCCCTCGACCTCTCCCACACGCAGAACATTGGCAACATGCTGAAGGCGCACTTTACCAACTCGCAGTTTGTGATCGTCTCGTTGAAGGACGGCATGTTCAACAACGCGAACGTTCTATTTCGGACCAAGTTTGTGGACGGCATGTCGGGTGTGACGCGGACAGTTAATGTGGCTGCGATGAGGAAGCGGTGA
- the LOC6042363 gene encoding uncharacterized protein LOC6042363 — MNLPCDDPLQYCRFCFTQFRVEPLLSGGQKDQQLVKQISSLVQIELDSNQATTAAICSMCRHQLTEFQLFRDRCKHHDSIVRDKIEGDQSSQNDMWFAVEPLGDGDDSDEDDTPISNDDSFRSVPVSEKQTKVNFWRAISRDVGVIPEHIQRDLELTGFYRNASLGMISPTTIKQIEQDMREAVEFVISQGANRAEVLRQYYGTVYCKNPSKFKFLAGEVQTILSITAAVQENGITEYLNKASLSQKVSSRKEQLNASGKPDNADILAETLVEKIQDYYKQYTTDSREFKSFIARLPRQKEIDVRQKEDGSIFAFIHCSYCKKHLQAFVDSRWNVWRVYNFVKHTQKHYRVENIRTAKRKRAQGDRETVIDESDDIHS; from the exons ATGAATCT TCCATGTGACGATCCCCTGCAGTATTGCCGGTTTTGTTTCACGCAATTCCGGGTGGAACCACTGCTTTCCGGAGGTCAAAAGGATCAGCAACTGGTTAAACAAATCAGTTCCCTCGTCCAGATCGAGCTTGACTCCAACCAGGCAACGACCGCAGCAATTTGCTCCATGTGCCGCCATCAGTTGACGGAGTTCCAGCTATTCCGCGATCGGTGCAAACATCACGATTCCATCGTAAGGGATAAGATTGAGGGCGATCAATCTAGCCAAAATGATATGTGGTTCGCTGTGGAACCTCTTGGCGATGGCGACGATTCCGACGAAGACGATACTCCGATATCAAATGACGATTCTTTTCGAAGCGTCCCGGTTTCAGAAAAGCAAACAAAGGTAAACTTTTGGCGAGCCATCTCTCGAGATGTTGGCGTGATTCCGGAGCACATTCAACGTGACCTCGAACTGACCGGGTTCTACCGAAATGCGTCCCTCGGAATGATTTCACCAACGACGATCAAGCAGATTGAGCAAGACATGCGCGAGGCGGTTGAGTTTGTGATCTCACAAGGAGCAAACCGCGCGGAGGTACTTCGACAGTATTACGGCACAGTTTATTGCAAAAATCCGTCCAAATTCAAATTCTTAGCCGGTGAAGTGCAGACCATCCTTTCGATAACGGCCGCAGTTCAGGAGAATGGCATTACCGAGTATCTCAACAAAGCGAGCCTTTCACAGAAGGTTTCAAGCCGCAAAGAACAGTTAAATGCATCGGGAAAACCGGATAATGCTGACATACTCGCGGAGACACTGGTCGAGAAGATTCAGGACTACTACAAGCAATA CACTACCGACAGCAGAGAGTTCAAATCGTTTATTGCCCGATTGCCGCGCCAAAAGGAGATTGACGTGCGTCAAAAGGAGGACGGCTCTATTTTTGCATTCATACACTGCTCCTATTGCAAGAAGCACCTACAAGCTTTCGTAGACAGTCGGTGGAACGTGTGGAGGGTTTACAACTTTGTGAAGCACACCCAGAAGCATTACCGGGTGGAGAACATCAGGACGGCCAAGAGGAAGCGAGCGCAGGGTGATCGAGAGACTGTGATTGATGAAAGCGACGACATTCATTCATAA
- the LOC119767936 gene encoding uncharacterized protein LOC119767936, giving the protein MNGISSDYPTPPSANPTKYCRFCYSQFRIAPLFTDSADHNQAILSRFKSLVQIRLDPARDGASAICIACQQKLTELELFRDRCQKLHEAVRRCRPFPTLELQLEEVQNAGLSYSNVADYSSLWVSIEPLALDDYELSRVEDDNFEPEEETGLSETCKNLNAKELSVVVDRNDDRKNKRFWQVLQHDVDSIPVHVRHALELTGRCREASLGFISPSTIKRIEESMRQSVQLLASQEEARGTDPKQAMLKYYGETYWDHPERFCFSPEEKCTILSIASAIQQNGIRHYLKAAKLKEKGVREKVENGPQLAELLATKIREYYQARDSSTPTFKAFFKQLPKSRQCRVYRSPNGTIQAAVRCPICNNDCKVTLTDGTSRWFFYNYVQHCERRHYRVEVESASGRKSASKARLETSTPKAKRSRTEGRLRSRSMSRGFSVCGEEEDD; this is encoded by the exons ATGAACGGAATTTCCTCGGATTACCCCACGCC ACCCAGCGCAAACCCAACAAAATACTGCCGATTTTGCTACTCACAGTTCCGGATAGCACCGTTGTTCACCGATTCCGCTGACCACAACCAAGCCATCTTGTCCCGCTTCAAATCGCTCGTCCAGATTCGTCTGGACCCGGCCCGGGACGGGGCTAGCGCGATCTGCATCGCGTGCCAGCAAAAACTGACCGAGCTGGAGCTGTTCCGGGACCGGTGCCAAAAGCTGCACGAGGCAGTTCGCCGGTGCCGACCGTTTCCCACGCTGGAGCTTCAGCTCGAGGAGGTTCAGAATGCTGGGTTGAGTTATAGCAACGTGGCCGATTACAGCAGTTTGTGGGTGTCGATTGAACCGTTGGCTCTGGACGATTACGAGCTTAGCCGGGTGGAGGACGACAATTTCGAACCGGAAGAGGAGACTGGCTTGAGCGAAACCTGCAAGAACTTGAACGCGAAGGAACTGTCCGTCGTGGTGGATCGGAACGACGACAGGAAGAAT AAACGCTTCTGGCAGGTTTTGCAACATGACGTAGATTCGATTCCGGTGCACGTGCGACACGCGCTCGAACTGACCGGACGGTGCCGCGAGGCGTCCCTCGGTTTTATCTCACCATCCACAATCAAACGAATCGAGGAGAGCATGCGACAGTCGGTGCAATTGCTGGCCAGCCAGGAAGAAGCTCGCGGAACCGATCCCAAGCAAGCGATGCTCAAGTACTACGGCGAGACGTACTGGGACCACCCGGAACGGTTCTGCTTTAGCCCGGAGGAAAAGTGCACCATATTGTCCATCGCTTCGGCAATTCAACAGAACGGAATTCGTCACTACTTGAAGGCTGCCAAGCTCAAAGAAAAGGGAGTGCGCGAAAAGGTGGAAAACGGACCCCAGCTAGCCGAACTCCTAGCCACCAAGATCCGCGAGTACTACCAGGCACG CGATTCCTCCACGCCAACCTTCAAAGCCTTCTTCAAGCAACTGCCGAAAAGCAGACAGTGCCGGGTCTACCGAAGTCCAAACGGAACCATCCAAGCCGCGGTGCGCTGTCCCATCTGCAACAACGACTGCAAAGTAACGCTAACGGACGGCACCAGCCGCTGGTTCTTTTACAACTACGTGCAGCACTGCGAAAGGCGTCACTACCGGGTGGAGGTGGAGTCGGCTAGTGGTAGGAAAAGTGCTTCCAAGGCTCGGCTTGAGACATCTACGCCAAAGGCGAAACGGAGCCGGACCGAGGGCAGGTTGAGATCGAGGTCAATGTCGCGGGGCTTTAGTGTTTGtggggaggaggaggatgaTTAG
- the LOC6042361 gene encoding failed axon connections, with translation MATDSTTAPEPLLDLKAGGDALLVAKLAETVERLESEEAPPLVAALDTSTNTAVVLLHQSGQCAALPSFQSECLTVCTWLRAANVPFKTMNHKLVLTGSRFPMVELGDDEFGPSDNILEKLSRRLNCNLDEALSPDQKILSYAMASTVEHTLGAAHRRWCNENRGQLLRAYDLDLKRALKRSAMPRGVLEFFFRRSASRNEKSRGQPEDERLKAVRMISEFLGDRPFCFAEAVTTLDVVAFGVLAPMLAVSGNVAYPLRDQMILNYPNLVGFVERVKQRLFPDWVDLCCGGGGSASEDGKCAVDKKHKLELDHLNSGKERKQQQPQSDKVLENSEAELETQV, from the exons ATGGCCACCGATTCGACGACCGCGCCGGAGCCCCTGCTGGATTTGAAGGCCGGCGGCGATGCCCTCCTGGTGGCGAAACTTGCCGAAACCGTTGAAAG ATTGGAATCGGAGGAGGCACCTCCCCTAGTGGCCGCGTTGGACACTTCCACCAACACCGCCGTCGTCCTGCTGCACCAGTCGGGCCAGTGCGCCGCCCTGCCCTCCTTCCAGTCGGAATGCCTCACCGTCTGCACGTGGCTTCGCGCCGCCAACGTCCCCTTTAAAACCATGAACCACAAGCTGGTCCTCACCGGAAGCCGCTTCCCGATGGTCGAGCTGGGTGACGACGAATTCGGTCCCTCCGACAACATCCTCGAGAAGCTTTCCCGTCGTCTAAACTGCAACTTGGACGAAGCTCTAAGCCCCGACCAAAAAATCCTATCCTACGCCATGGCCTCAACGGTGGAGCACACCCTCGGCGCGGCCCATCGACGCTGGTGCAACGAAAACCGTGGCCAGCTACTCCGCGCGTACGATCTGGACCTGAAGCGCGCGCTCAAGCGATCCGCAATGCCCCGCGGCGTGTTGGAGTTCTTCTTTCGGCGATCCGCATCCCGTAACGAAAAGTCCCGCGGCCAGCCGGAAGATGAGCGACTGAAAGCGGTCCGAATGATTTCGGAGTTTCTCGGCGATAGGCCGTTCTGCTTCGCCGAAGCAGTGACCACTCTGGACGTGGTGGCGTTTGGTGTGCTGGCGCCGATGCTGGCCGTGTCCGGCAACGTGGCGTACCCGTTGCGTGACCAGATGATACTGAACTACCCGAATCTGGTTGGGTTTGTCGAGCGCGTCAAGCAGCGGCTGTTCCCGGATTGGGTGGATCTGTGCTGCGGAGGGGGAGGAAGCGCGAGTGAAGATGGGAAGTGC gcTGTGGATAAGAAGCACAAGCTGGAACTTGACCATTTGAACAGCGGAAAAGAGcgaaagcagcagcagccacaATCGGATAAGGTTTTGGAAAATAGCGAAGCCGAGCTGGAAACGCaagtttga
- the LOC119767838 gene encoding uncharacterized protein LOC119767838: MNPPTDDPLQYCRFCFSQFRVEPLLSNGPKDEQLVNQISSLIQIELDPNQAATTAICSMCRQQLAEFQLFRDRCNHHDAIVRQKIDGNQCSQNDLWFAVEPLGDGEDSDGGIGPPTKNDPLQDASDVVSKRRTRDSFWRAISQDVGVIPDHIKRALELTGFYRNASLGMISPMTIKQIEQDMRDTVEYVTSSKGSLGGNRWEVLRQHYGAVYCKNPSKFKFLAGEVQTILSITAAVQENGINEYLSKACVTHSRKERLNAADEPDDAETLTEKLADKIQDYYRQHANDSEEFGAFFARLPGVDRCVVR, translated from the exons ATGAATCC GCCAACTGACGATCCCTTGCAGTACTGTCGGTTTTGTTTTTCGCAATTCCGAGTGGAACCACTGCTTTCCAATGGTCCAAAGGACGAGCAACTGGTCAACCAAATCAGTTCCCTTATCCAGATCGAGCTGGATCCCAACCAGGCTGCGACCACTGCGATTTGCTCAATGTGTCGCCAACAGTTGGCGGAATTTCAACTGTTCCGCGATCGGTGCAACCACCACGATGCCATCGTACGGCAAAAGATCGATGGCAATCAATGTAGCCAAAATGATCTTTGGTTCGCTGTGGAACCTTTGGGCGATGGTGAAGATTCTGACGGAGGCATCGGTCCACCGACGAAAAATGACCCACTTCAGGATGCTTCTGATGTTGTTTCGAAAAGGAGAACAAGAGACAGCTTTTGGCGAGCCATTTCGCAGGACGTTGGTGTCATTCCAGATCACATCAAACGCGCCCTCGAACTGACCGGATTCTATCGAAATGCGTCACTAGGGATGATCTCGCCTATGACAATCAAACAGATCGAACAGGACATGCGCGATACGGTGGAGTATGTGACCTCCAGTAAGGGTTCACTGGGAGGAAATCGATGGGAGGTTCTCCGACAGCATTACGGCGCAGTTTATTGCAAAAATCCGTCGAAATTCAAATTCCTAGCTGGAGAAGTGCAGACAATCCTTTCGATTACGGCTGCCGTCCAAGAAAATGGGATAAACGAGTATCTGAGCAAAGCATGCGTTACACACAGCCGTAAAGAACGGTTGAATGCGGCGGATGAACCGGATGATGCTGAAACACTAACAGAGAAACTGGCCGATAAGATTCAGGATTACTACAGACAACA TGCCAACGATAGTGAAGAGTTTGGAGCATTTTTCGCGAGGCTGCCGGGCGTGGATAGGTGCGTCGTGCGCTAA